The proteins below come from a single Denticeps clupeoides chromosome 15, fDenClu1.1, whole genome shotgun sequence genomic window:
- the cnot4b gene encoding CCR4-NOT transcription complex subunit 4 encodes MSRSPELKEDPMECPLCMEPLEIDDVNFFPCTCGYQICRFCWHRIRTDENGLCPACRKPYPEDPAVYKPLSQEELQRIKNEKKQKQNERKQKITENRKHLASVRVVQRNLVFVVGLSQRLADPEVLKRPEYFGKFGKIHKVVINNSTSYAGSQGPSASAYVTYIRSEDALRAIQCVNNVVVDGRTLKASLGTTKYCSYFLKSMQCPKPDCMYLHELGDEAASFTKEEMQAGKHQEYEQKLLQELYKMNPHFLQNAAAGEKTKGKSSQRPNSNNKDAWPSLQPTGKTANGLSEHRKSPPLDGSSDSDHMTPDGPDSDLGLGSLPVLSPFSSNCDPASPTDKPSDAISIGNGDVSSQQILCSNSPSPPPGLSKPSLLVPISVPGLTPRSPFEGAAAESQSLFSDNSNFRHPNPIPCGLPGFPSSPQSSTDWPTAPEPQSLFTSETIPVSSSTDWQAAFGFGSSTKQQEDDLGFDPFDITRKALADLIEKELSVQDECSLPSVSSSSSMTPGSLPLGSLHNHLPHGLSSSLNSSSSSSKGGVLPGLGGSIPLNSGLPQRFSQLQQRAIFSSFSFPNQAPPPPTSAPAPPASRLPWLGVPTRNNLTHLKHSAAPTAPTAQHSSFLDLSLATQHPGTGLGGIPITESSGSVESINVKEWQDGLRALLPNINISFGGLPNSSSSSSSSSSSSSVNHTGVVNSTPGLSHSLSWDSTASWMDPAIITGIPSSSGNRLDSLSDDNPPHWLKSLQALTEMDNPSSSSGPLQPPHTGSFGAPLSLHRAAWTPYAPPGSTNPASQFHSPPPGFQTPFRPPAQTATDLLQSAGMDRH; translated from the exons ATGTCCCGCAGCCCCGAGCTGAAAGAGGACCCCATGGAGTGTCCCCTCTGCATGGAGCCCCTGGAGATCGACGACGTCAACTTCTTCCCCTGCACCTGCGGCTACCAGATCTGCCGCTTCTGCTGGCACCGCATCCGCACAGACGAGAATGGCCTCTGCCCTGCGTGCAgaaag CCGTACCCAGAGGACCCAGCTGTGTACAAGCCCCTGTCCCAGGAGGAGCTGCAGCGGATAAAGAAcgagaagaagcagaagcagaatgAGCGCAAGCAGAAGATCACAGAGAACCGCAAGCACCTGGCCAGCGTCCGCGTTGTCCAGCGGAACCTGGTGTTCGTGGTGGGATTGTCACAGAGGCTCGCAGATCCTGAG GTTTTAAAGAGGCCTGAATATTTTGGGAAGTTTGGAAAGATACACAAAGTTGTTATTAACAACAGCACATCATACGCAGGGTCACAG GGTCCTAGTGCTAGTGCATATGTCACTTATATACGGTCTGAAGATGCACTAAGAGCTATACAATGTGTCAACAATGTAGTAGTTGATGGCAGAACACTTAAG GCTTCTTTAGGCACAACAAAATACTGCAGTTACTTTCTAAAAAGCATGCAGTGTCCCAAACCAGACTGTATGTATCTACACGAGTTGGGTGATGAGGCGGCTAGTTTCACAAAAGAGGAGATGCAG gCTGGGAAGCACCAAGAATATGAACAGAAACTCCTCCAGGAACTCTACAAAATGAATCCCCACTTTCTTCAAAACGCTGCTGCTGGAGAGAAGACAAAGGGCAAATCTTCACAAAG ACCCAACAGCAACAACAAGGATGCATGGCCTTCATTACAACCCACAGGGAAGACAGCCAATGGGCTGTCAGAACACCGTAAATCCCCACCCCTGGACGGCAGCTCAGACTCTGATCACATGACGCCTGATGGGCCAGACTCTGACCTCGGCCTGGGTTCCCTCCCTGTCCTCTCTCCCTTTTCATCAAACTGTGACCCCGCCAG CCCTACTGACAAACCCTCAGATGCCATCAGTATAGGAAATGGTGATGTTTCATCACAACAG ATTCTCTGCAGTAACTCTCCATCGCCCCCTCCTGGCCTTAGTAAACCCAGCCTGTTAGTGCCCATAAGTGTACCAGGCTTGACCCCACGGTCACCATTcgaaggtgctgctgctgaatCTCAATCGCTTTTCTCAGACAACAGCAACTTTAGACACCCTAACCCCATCCCCTGTGGCCTTCCGGGCTTCCCCAGTTCCCCACAGAGCAGTACAGACTGGCCTACAGCCCCGGAACCACAGAGCCTTTTCACCTCAG AGACAATTCCAGTGTCGTCCTCTACAGACTGGCAGGCAGCATTCGGCTTCGGCTCATCCACCAAACAGCAGGAGGATGACCTGGGCTTTGACCCTTTCGACATCACACGCAAGGCTCTTGCTGACCTCATCGAGAAGGAGCTCTCAGTGCAGGACGAGTGCTCACTGCCATCGGTCTCGTCATCGTCATCTATGACACCCGGCTCTTTGCCACTGGGTTCCCTACACAATCACCTCCCACATGGCCTCTCTTCATCCCTCAattcatcctcttcctcatctaAAGGGGGTGTTCTACCTGGCTTGGGTGGCTCCATACCACTGAACTCAGGGCTGCCGCAGCGTTTTTCCCAGCTCCAGCAGCGGGCCATCTTCAGTTCCTTCAGTTTTCCCAACCAGGCTCCTCCTCCCCCCACCTCAGCCCCTGCTCCTCCCGCCTCCCGCCTGCCCTGGCTGGGTGTCCCCACACGAAACAACCTCACGCACTTGAAGCACTCAGCCGCGCCTACTGCTCCCACTGCTCAGCACAGCAGCTTCTTGGACTTGAGTTTAGCAACGCAGCATCCTGGCACGGGGCTGGGAGGCATTCCCATCACAG AAAGCAGCGGTTCAGTAGAGAGCATAAACGTCAAAGAGTGGCAGGATGGCCTGAGGGCCCTCTTGCCTAACATCAACATTAGTTTTGGGGGTCTGCCCAactcctcgtcttcctcctcctcctcgtcctcctcctccagcgtcAACCACACAGGGGTGGTGAACAGCACACCAGGCCTCTCTCACAGCCTGAGCTGGGACAGCACAGCCAGCTGGATGGACCCAGCAATCATCACAG GTATCCCATCATCCTCAGGCAACAGACTGGATTCTCTCTCGGATGACAACCCTCCTCACTGGCTCAAATCCCTGCAAGCTCTCACTGAGATGGACAATCCCTCAAGCTCCTCCGGCCCCCTTCAGCCCCCCCACACTGGCTCCTTTGGAGCCCCCCTTTCCCTCCACAGAGCCGCCTGGACCCCGTACGCGCCACCAGGGTCTACCAACCCCGCCAGCCAGTTTCACTCACCTCCCCCCGGCTTCCAGACTCCATTCAGACCCCCGGCCCAGACCGCCACAGATCTGCTACAGAGTGCTGGCATGGACCGACACTAG